The following coding sequences lie in one Calothrix sp. NIES-2098 genomic window:
- a CDS encoding chromosome partitioning ATPase ParA family protein: MNAVSLKIISFFNQAGGTGKTTLTQNLGYQLAQQRHRVLLVDIDPQASLTAFMGLEPFELKQTIADSLLKDAPLPLHQNIHDVDLIPSNILLSAIEVQLHSVIAREWRLKQTLLTVQDSYDFVLIDCPPTLGIFSILSLVASTHVLIPIQTHFKAFLGVELLLDSIRQVRERINPGLAIAGVVPMMHESRTSQGKVILDGINEQLSPIAPIFPPIPRTISFADASMARQPLAVYDPKHPSVQILEAIAQKLEEV, encoded by the coding sequence GTGAACGCTGTGTCCCTTAAGATTATTTCTTTTTTTAATCAAGCTGGTGGAACTGGTAAAACCACCCTGACGCAGAATTTGGGTTATCAGCTGGCTCAACAGCGACATCGAGTTTTGCTAGTGGATATTGATCCTCAAGCATCACTTACTGCCTTCATGGGTTTAGAACCGTTCGAGTTGAAGCAAACCATTGCTGATTCGTTGTTAAAAGATGCTCCATTACCGCTCCACCAGAATATACACGATGTAGACTTGATTCCCAGCAACATTCTGTTGAGTGCCATTGAGGTACAACTTCATTCTGTAATAGCTCGTGAATGGAGGCTCAAGCAAACATTATTAACTGTGCAAGACAGTTATGACTTTGTACTCATTGACTGCCCTCCCACATTGGGAATTTTTAGTATTCTGAGCTTGGTAGCTTCTACTCATGTACTTATACCAATTCAAACCCACTTTAAAGCTTTTTTAGGTGTGGAACTACTGCTAGACTCTATTCGCCAAGTAAGAGAACGTATTAATCCTGGACTGGCGATTGCTGGTGTAGTGCCTATGATGCACGAAAGCCGTACTAGCCAAGGTAAAGTTATTCTTGATGGCATCAATGAACAACTGAGTCCTATAGCTCCAATTTTTCCGCCCATTCCTAGAACAATTAGCTTTGCTGATGCTTCGATGGCAAGACAGCCCTTGGCGGTTTATGATCCTAAACACCCATCTGTCCAAATCCTGGAAGCCATTGCTCAGAAACTGGAGGAAGTTTAA
- a CDS encoding 30S ribosomal protein S21: MTQIVVGDNEHIESALRRFKREVSKAGIFQDMRKHRHFETPIEKSKRKKLALHKQSKRRFRT; the protein is encoded by the coding sequence ATGACCCAAATAGTAGTGGGTGACAATGAACACATTGAGTCAGCCTTACGTCGGTTTAAGCGAGAAGTTTCCAAAGCCGGGATTTTTCAAGATATGAGGAAACATCGTCACTTTGAAACGCCGATTGAAAAATCCAAGCGCAAAAAACTTGCCTTGCACAAACAAAGTAAAAGACGTTTCCGCACTTGA
- a CDS encoding chromosome partitioning protein, ParB family yields the protein MPPRKSNRVAPKLNTVDAFLSSSSNSSSTTAPIEKIRLPLKQPRRYFDPEKLAQLVQSVREHGILEPLLVRPLHDGEYELVAGERRLRAAREVGLGEIPIVSHELDDKQALQVALMENLQREDLNPVEETEAVLEILSLSLEIQPSEVVSILHQSFNAKQRGIELNQNVLIQLEQIETVLSQIGRFNAGTFRSSRIPLLNLPDDILSVLRQGEIEYTKAQAIARVKSEQLRSDLLKIAIAENLSLSEIKTKIKELTPETETTPDRVLAQRLAEISKRLQKNKGVSVQKNRTRILKLLDELEKLTSEN from the coding sequence ATGCCACCAAGAAAATCTAATCGAGTAGCACCAAAGCTAAATACGGTTGATGCCTTCCTTAGTAGCTCTTCTAACTCATCATCTACTACAGCCCCAATTGAAAAGATTCGATTACCGCTCAAACAACCACGTCGCTACTTCGACCCGGAGAAGTTAGCCCAATTAGTGCAGTCAGTCAGAGAACATGGCATTTTGGAACCATTGCTAGTTCGTCCACTGCATGATGGGGAGTATGAGCTAGTAGCTGGTGAACGACGGCTACGGGCTGCGCGTGAAGTTGGATTAGGTGAAATCCCGATTGTCTCTCATGAATTGGATGACAAACAAGCTCTCCAAGTAGCCTTAATGGAGAACTTACAACGGGAAGACCTTAATCCAGTGGAAGAAACTGAGGCAGTGCTAGAGATTTTGTCGCTTTCCTTAGAAATACAACCGAGTGAAGTTGTGTCCATTTTGCACCAGTCTTTCAACGCAAAACAAAGAGGTATTGAATTGAATCAGAACGTTCTGATTCAACTTGAACAGATTGAAACAGTATTGTCTCAAATAGGACGTTTCAATGCTGGAACATTCCGCTCTAGTCGAATTCCTTTGCTAAATCTTCCTGACGATATCCTTTCTGTACTGAGGCAGGGCGAGATTGAGTACACTAAAGCTCAAGCAATTGCACGAGTAAAATCAGAACAGCTACGTTCTGATTTACTCAAAATAGCTATTGCTGAAAATTTATCTCTAAGCGAAATCAAGACGAAAATAAAAGAACTGACACCTGAAACAGAAACAACACCAGATAGAGTTTTAGCTCAACGATTAGCTGAGATTAGCAAGCGACTACAAAAAAATAAAGGAGTGAGTGTTCAGAAGAATAGAACACGCATATTAAAGCTTCTGGATGAGTTAGAAAAACTCACATCAGAAAATTAG
- a CDS encoding RNP-1 like RNA-binding protein, translated as MSIYVGNLSYEVTENDLKGVFAEYGTVKRVQLPTDRETGRPRGFAFVEMGTDAEEEAAIEALDGADWMGRGLKVNKAKPREDRGSSGGNRGGYGGGGGRGRY; from the coding sequence ATGTCAATTTATGTAGGCAACCTCTCTTATGAAGTTACAGAAAATGATCTTAAGGGGGTTTTTGCTGAATATGGTACTGTAAAGCGGGTTCAACTACCTACTGACAGAGAAACAGGCCGTCCGAGAGGCTTCGCTTTTGTGGAAATGGGAACAGATGCTGAGGAAGAAGCAGCTATCGAAGCTCTTGATGGTGCTGATTGGATGGGTCGTGGACTCAAAGTTAACAAAGCCAAGCCCAGAGAAGACAGAGGTTCTTCTGGTGGTAATCGCGGGGGATATGGTGGCGGTGGTGGACGCGGACGCTACTAA